A region of the Arthrobacter sp. FW306-07-I genome:
TCGCACTGGAACGCAATGGCCGTGTAGGCCTTGTTGATCGAGATGGTGATGGAGCCGATGTTCGCGCCGTCCATCCGGGCGTGTGCCTTGAGGTTGCCGCCGGCGTCAACGACGGCGATGTCCATCGGCTGGCCTATCTCGGCGGCCTTCTTCGCGGCGGCGTCGATGACCTGCTGCGCTTCTTCGAGGGTGATGGTTTCCAAAACGCTTCCGTTAGCCATGGCGGCAGTCCTTTTCGCTGGGGGAGTT
Encoded here:
- a CDS encoding GlcG/HbpS family heme-binding protein produces the protein MANGSVLETITLEEAQQVIDAAAKKAAEIGQPMDIAVVDAGGNLKAHARMDGANIGSITISINKAYTAIAFQCETGDLQEATRPDGPIHGLSDAHGGRLVVFPGGIPLVRDGRIMGAIGVSTGTIEQDQEVALAGAGAY